One Streptomyces sp. NBC_00102 DNA segment encodes these proteins:
- a CDS encoding secondary metabolite protein: protein MFYDPRTSILHQDHIIAHEFSHLLLGHHEKRPASALASTVLTSVGSATVQMMLGRTKYDEDEERDTEQLASLLQRQIIDRWLRSDEPSGDEEQDRVTHTLLRRREARP from the coding sequence GTGTTCTACGACCCACGGACCAGCATCCTCCACCAAGACCACATCATCGCCCACGAGTTCAGCCACCTGCTGCTTGGTCATCACGAGAAACGACCGGCGTCTGCCCTCGCCTCCACCGTTCTCACCAGCGTCGGCTCAGCCACCGTGCAGATGATGCTGGGCCGCACCAAGTACGACGAAGACGAAGAGCGGGACACCGAACAGTTGGCGTCACTGCTTCAGCGCCAGATCATCGACCGGTGGCTGCGCAGCGACGAGCCCTCCGGAGACGAAGAGCAGGATCGGGTCACGCACACGCTGCTGCGCCGGCGGGAGGCGCGGCCGTGA
- a CDS encoding XRE family transcriptional regulator, producing MTTTSTMERIMKESIEGQVNPTGLMDRLNRLFDVVHPPGRGPFSNAEVAELMEKRGLGKLSAQYLWLLRTGQRDNPTKRHLEALAGFFGVDPAYWFDDAVAEKTVQEIELLALLRDAKIKNVLLRLSDVSADGKDAVLGIVESVRQSEGLPPSTGA from the coding sequence GTGACGACGACCTCAACGATGGAAAGGATCATGAAAGAGTCGATCGAAGGTCAGGTGAACCCCACGGGGCTCATGGACCGCCTCAACCGCCTGTTCGACGTGGTGCACCCGCCCGGTCGCGGCCCCTTCAGTAACGCGGAAGTGGCCGAACTCATGGAGAAGCGCGGGCTGGGCAAGCTGTCCGCGCAGTACCTGTGGCTCTTGCGGACCGGGCAGCGCGACAACCCGACGAAACGTCACCTCGAAGCGCTCGCAGGATTCTTCGGCGTTGACCCTGCCTATTGGTTCGATGACGCGGTCGCCGAAAAGACCGTGCAGGAGATCGAGCTACTCGCTCTGCTACGCGACGCAAAGATCAAGAACGTCCTTCTTCGCCTATCCGACGTCTCTGCGGACGGCAAGGACGCCGTCCTGGGGATCGTCGAGAGCGTAAGGCAATCCGAGGGTTTGCCGCCCTCAACCGGTGCGTAA
- a CDS encoding MAB_1171c family putative transporter, translating to MKDLLHPISLTVAALGFLCLLRDIPTRRRDPAFDALAAVFLLSGFSFLFSITPMWNYLDRVLGTVNISVPLSQGCVVALLACQQVVLTYWGSPPEAARPRSHRWLGAGCAVIVGLLVLFALLTPSAPHPIDFTLYYAHDGWYAAYLTLYVTAYTIGEVLLARACLRLARLSARGSVRFGLRIVALGATVTLGYSAVRIGNVIAGFFDTSLAPWEGFAWTCGDVGAMLTLIGWLVPTISDQGQTVGYRIKQYRSYYRLRPLWLAFYSEAPEIELPIDRVAPAQRRRFRRISIRLYRRAVEIRDGRFVIRQYLDASVREASEARHRAHGLHGQELSAAVTADQILAGIATRAAGTRPDPAQLTEFADAERQTTGPLDDLDALLDVARHLPRQPARAPHFERVSA from the coding sequence GTGAAGGACCTGCTCCACCCGATCAGCCTTACTGTCGCCGCGCTCGGCTTCCTCTGCCTGTTGCGGGACATACCCACCCGGCGGCGCGACCCCGCCTTCGACGCGCTGGCCGCCGTCTTCCTGCTCTCAGGGTTCTCGTTCCTCTTCTCCATCACACCGATGTGGAACTACCTCGACCGGGTGCTCGGCACCGTCAACATCTCGGTGCCGCTGTCGCAGGGCTGCGTGGTGGCCCTCCTGGCCTGCCAGCAGGTGGTCCTCACCTACTGGGGGTCCCCGCCCGAGGCCGCCCGCCCGCGCAGCCATCGCTGGCTCGGCGCCGGATGTGCGGTGATCGTCGGGCTACTGGTGCTGTTCGCCCTGCTGACGCCCAGCGCGCCGCACCCGATCGACTTCACCCTCTACTACGCGCACGACGGCTGGTACGCCGCGTACCTCACCCTGTACGTCACGGCCTACACCATCGGCGAAGTCCTCCTCGCCCGCGCCTGTTTGCGCCTGGCCCGCCTCAGCGCCCGCGGATCCGTCCGCTTCGGCCTGCGCATCGTGGCCCTCGGGGCGACCGTCACCCTCGGATACAGCGCCGTCCGCATCGGCAATGTGATCGCCGGCTTCTTCGACACCTCCCTCGCACCGTGGGAGGGCTTCGCCTGGACCTGCGGGGATGTCGGCGCCATGCTCACGCTCATCGGCTGGCTCGTGCCCACGATCAGCGACCAGGGCCAGACCGTCGGATACCGGATCAAGCAATACCGCAGCTACTACCGCTTGCGTCCGCTTTGGCTCGCCTTCTACAGCGAGGCCCCGGAGATCGAGCTGCCGATCGACAGGGTCGCCCCGGCCCAGCGGCGCCGCTTCCGGCGTATCTCGATCCGGCTCTACCGCCGAGCCGTCGAGATCCGGGACGGCCGCTTCGTGATCCGCCAGTACCTCGACGCGTCCGTCCGCGAGGCCAGCGAGGCCCGTCACCGCGCCCACGGGCTTCACGGACAGGAGCTGTCCGCGGCGGTCACGGCGGATCAGATCCTCGCCGGGATCGCCACCCGGGCTGCCGGCACCCGCCCCGACCCCGCCCAGCTGACCGAGTTCGCAGACGCCGAACGCCAGACCACCGGACCTTTGGACGACCTCGACGCCCTCCTCGACGTTGCGCGCCACCTGCCCCGCCAGCCCGCACGAGCCCCCCACTTTGAGCGAGTCTCCGCATGA